The genomic window ACTAGAGTCACAAATGTTAGTTCAGGAAAAATATAGTAATGATAAAACAGTAATTGCACCTAAGATTAGACTCTTTCAAGGCATCGCTAAGGCAAAGTTGACAATTGAAAGTTTACCATTAAAGCTTTATCCTCAAAAGAAAAAGACTCCATTTTTTATTCAATGGTTGCCAGATAGAGTTATTCCTAAAGTTGCTCAGATTAATCCAGACATAATTAATTTGCATTGGATTAGTGCAGGTTTTATGCAGATAGAAACATTCCCTAAACTGAAGCGTCCTCTAGTTTGGACTCTCCATGACATGTGGGGGTTTACTGGCGGGTGTCACGTTACTGGAGAATGCGATCGCTATAAAGTATCCTGTGGAGCTTGTCCTCAACTGAACAGTGGTAAAGAATGGGATTTCTCCCGTTGGGTATGGCAACGCAAAGTAAAAGCTTGGAAAAATTTGAATTTAACTTTAGTTTCACCAAGTCATTGGTTAGCGCAGTGCGCTCATTCCAGTTCTTTGTTTCAGAATTTGCGAGTTGAGGTAATTCCCCACGGACTGGATACTCAAAAATATCGACCTATTAATCAACATTTTGCACGAGAAGCACTCAATCTACCCCAAGATAAGAAGCTGATGCTGTTTGGAGCGATAGAAGCAACAAGCGATAGAAATAAAGGATTTCATTTGTTGCAACCAGCTCTACAAGAATTGAGTAAATCTGGCTGGAAGGATGACTTGGAAGTTGCCATTTTTGGGGCATCTCAACCCGATAATCCACCTGATTTGGGCTTAAAAATACACTATTTGGGACACTTACACGATGATATATCTTTAGCAACTGTTTACTCAGCAGCTGATGTGATGCTTGTACCGTCTCTTCAAGAATCTTTTGGACAAACAGCTTCTGAATCACTCGCTTGTGGTACTCCAGTTGTTGCGTTTAATTCTACTGGCTTAAAAGATATTGTTGATCATCAGCAGAACGGGTATTTGGCTAAACCTTATGAAGTTGAGGATTTTGCCAAAGGAATTACCTGGGTACTTGAAAATGAGCAGAGGCTGCACAAGCTGTCATTCTATGCTCGTGAGAAAGCTGAACAAGAATTCACTCTGGAACTTCAAGCACGTCGTTATTTAGCTTTGTTTCAGGAAATATTGATTACAACAAATAAATCTTCATTCATTAATTAACTTAGGAAATAAACACTTCATAATATGTCAATACCTATAGCGTTTATAATTTGTACAGAACCTGGTCGTTTAGAAGGTCAATCTTTGATGCTTGCAGAAAGTATTCGTAAGTTCTGCGGTGAATTGAAAAATACACCTATATATAGTTTTCATCCTAGAGTGGGTGAACCGATATCAAAGCAAACCCAACAAGCGTTTGAAGCGTTGCAGGTGACTCATCGACAAGTTCCTATAAATCAAGAATTTCATGAATATTATTTAGCCAATAAACCCCTGGTTTGTGCCTATGCTGAACAACATATCGATGCAAAAATATTAGTTTTTTTAGACAGTGACAAATGCTTTTTTTATGAGCCAAAGGAATTTTTATTGCCAGTAAATTGTAACATTCGCATACGTCCTGAGTATGGTCAAGGAATTGGTTCTACAGGTCTGCGAGACCCTCAAGAATGGTACTGGCAAAAACTATATGAAGTGCTGAATGTGAAGCGTGAGGTATTTGTTGACACACCAATTGGTAATAAAAAAATCAGAGCCTACTGGAATTCTGGTTTAGTTGCTGTAAGAAGGAGTGCAGGTATATTTACTGCCTGGAAAGAAAACTTTGAGAAGGTAATGCGTATGAATATTACCCCTCCTCAAGGGATTTATTTTGTGGAACAGTCAGTCTTATCTGTGACTTTATGCTCGCTGGAAGAAAATATTTCTCATTTTTCTTCTGCTTATAGTTATCCATTACCTTTACACAATCGCTTATCTAAAGAATCAAGACTTAAAGCTTGGGATGACATAGTGTCGATACATTATTTTAATTTGTTTTTTTATAATGATTGGAATGCACAAATTCAAAGCTTAAAAAAGTTTAATCGAAGTTCAGATAAATATCAATGGTTATGCGAAGGAGTTGTTAGACATAAAATGCCGCGCACATCAGTGATGCACCGATATATGTTGACTGTGAGGAAAATAGAACAAAAGCTACGCGTGTTTAAATTGAATAGTCAAGTGAGTAATTGGATAGAAAAAATTGCAAAATTTTAAATGATTATTATCACCTTTTAGTTACATAGTTAATTCAGGAAAAGTATTTAAATGTTATTTCACGGTTTTTATATTTTTAGTACTCGGCCGCTTATTGTTTCCTTTCTTGGAAGCTATCCTTTATTGGGGGGAGTGGTTTACGAAAAAAGCAAAATCACATATCAACCTCTACCTAAATGGTTTCGTCCCAAACACGTTTTAGAGCATATCCCTGGGTGGTGTGGAACACCTAAGCAAATGTTACTAAGAAAGATAAAGGCAACCCTACATGGCATTGAGGGAAGAACGCATCACTTAATGGTAAATGCGTCAGATGAAGAAGAATTGCGAAAACGTTTTTTAATTCGTGGAGCGCACTTCAACCAAAATTTTTATATTAATGAATATTTATATCAAGTTATCGAGCAACCAAAGCTTTATGATGCAATTTACACGGCACAACTCAATCAATCAAAGCGTCTTGGGCTGGCAAAAAACGTAGATAAATTGATGGTTGTATCCTATGGTGGTGACTTACATAAATTCTGTCCGGAATTGAAACATGCAGATTTCAACAAAGACTTTATTGCACGTACAGAGTTAGCAAAAAAGTATAATCAGTCCTCTGTCGGTTTGATTCTTTCAGCAGTCGAAGGAGCAAATCTAGCATCAAGCGAGTACTTACTATGCGGAATTCCTGTTGTCAGTACTCCAAGTAAAGGTGGACGAGATGAATTCTTTACTCCTGAGAACTCCGTTATTGTTGCTCCAGAGTCTGAGAAAGTTGCTGAAGCTGTGCAAACTTTAAAACAGTTAGCACCTGACCCAAAAAAGATTCGAGAACAAACTCTAAAAAAAATGAATGATTGGAGGTTAGCTTATTGCACTTATATCGCTAATCTTATTGAACAAGAAGGTGGTAGAAAAATACAACCAGATATCATGAGGGAAAAATACTTTGCTGCGCCGAATGGCATTCAATCTCGATATATCAAATTAGAAGAATTGCATAAATATAATTGGAAAGATTTTCAGGAGTTTTTTTCTCTATGAAAAATGAAATAAACCTTTAATTTTTGTTTTATAAAATTAGATTAAGATAATAAAAAATACTCTATGAGGCAACCACAGTTAGCAGTAATAATGACTTGTTTTAACAGGCGTGAGACAACTCTGAATTGTCTGCGTGCCTTAGCTCAACAAACAAAGTCTTTTGATGTTTACTTAACTGATGATGGAAGTTATGACGGTACTTCAAAGGCAGTGAGAGCTTTTTATCCACAAGTCCAGATTCTTCAAGGCAATGGGAATCTATTCTGGGTGGGAGGAATGAGACTAGCGTTTGCTGAAGCAATGCAAAAAGATTATGACTATTATCTCTGGTTGAATGACGACACAATACTAGAATCAAACACCCTAGAACGTCTATTGACGCTTCATCAACAATTATTAGAATCTGTTCGAGAAAATTCAATATTAGTTGGTACGACTCAAGATTCAATAACAAGAGAAGCTTCATATGGCGGTGCAGTGAAATCTCGCAAATGGTACTCTAATAAATATGAATTTTTAGGCTCAACTCAGCTTTTTCAAAAATGTGACACGATGTTTGGTAACTGCGTGCTAATTCCTCGTGCGGTTGTAAAAAAAGTAGGGAATCTTGATGCAGCATTTATCCACAGTTTAGGAGACCTAGATTATGGTTTGAGAGCAAGGAAGAATGGTTGCTCGATATGGGTTGTACCTGGATATGTCGGAACCTGTGGTAAAAACTCAATCCGTAACAGTTGGGTAGATACAAAATTATCTGTTTTAGAACGCTTAAGAAAGGTAATTCAAGTCAAAGCATTTCCGCTCAAACCTTGGACTGAATTCTGTCGTCGCCACTCCGGGTTTTTCTGGATAATTTATTGGTGTTTACCTTATATGCGAGCCATTATTGGTTACAAAAACTTGGCTGCATCTCCCACATTTGTAGAAGAAATTCCACAGAGTAGTTCGCAACCTTAAGGAGTTCCAAAATGCAGCAACGGCTTGGTTTTTTAGCGGCAGCACCTCGGATTTCAACACATCCTGATGCAGAGATGTCTGGGCCCCGTTCCCGAGTTTTAGGAATCCTGAAGGGCTTTCAAACACTTGAGTGGAAAATCGAAACATTTATTGTCGGAGATAAAGTTTCAAAAAAATGGTCGGCGAATGGTTCTGGTGAATTAATCAGCAAAGGATTTTTCTACACCTTAGCAGTAGATTTGATGCGTATCGGGCTTGGTGTCATTAACTCGTGGAGAAGCTACCAAGAACTTAAAAATCAAGTTGATTGGGTGTATGAGTACGCTGCGACTTTGCAATGTCTGGGCTGGATATTCCAACGTCAGGGAATACCTTGGATTTTGCAAGCTGAAGCATTACTTTTTTATGAAGCAAAGGCAGAGCGAAAAGCATTGATTTTGTATAGATTAGCTCAATGGATGGAAATCAGAGCATATCGAAAATGCGATGTTTTAGCCTGTGTAAGTGAAACTTTAAAAGAAATTTTAATCCGGGATTTTGGAATTTCAAGTGAAAAAATTGTCTTGATACCAAACGGAGTTGATATTGATTTTATTAATCCTGAACTACATGTCCCCAAGCGAATATTTTCAGGTTTTACTATAGGTTTTATAGGTAGTTTATATGCTTGGGCTGGTTTAGACTTATTAATAGAAACAATATCTGAATTACGAGCCGAAGGCTTAGACATTTCGCTGGTAGTAGTAGGCGATGGGGCAATGAAATCTGCTTGGGAAAAGCAGAGTCAAGAATTAGGTATTTCGCCTTATGTAGCTTTTATAGGTCGAGTTTCTTGGCTAGAAGTACCCCAGTATATCGCTGGTTTTGATGTTGGTTACTCTGGGCAAGTTCAACTACAAATGGGAAAAATGTATCTCTCACCTATGAAACTTTATGAATACATGGCAATGGCTAAACCAGTCATAGCATCAGCTTTTGAAGATGCTAAACGGTTGATTTGCGATCGCAAAACAGGTTTCCTATTTAAACCAGGTGATAAAAATGATTTAAAACGTACCTTATTGGAAGCTTATCATCAAAGAGAAACACTGGCAGAAATGGGACAATTTGCTTGCATTGAGATAGTAAATCATCACAGTTGGGCTGCTAGGGTACAGAACTTAGTTGAAGGTGCTGAACAAATTTTAAAAAAACAGCGATCGCATACTCACTAGTATTAAACCTTTACTCATACAATCTAATACTAAAAAAAATTTATGATCCGGACTTCATCTTATAAACTTCTTGGTGTTCAAGTGGATGCCCTTTCTATCCCTGAGTTAAATTTGTTGATTGAAGAATCTATTGAGCAAAATCAGAAATTGATTATTGCTAATCACAACTTGCATAGTCTTTATCTCTTCCATAATGATCCAACAATGCAAGCTTTTTATGCCAAGGCAGAATATATCCACATTGATGGTATGCCTCTATTGTTTATTGGAAAGCTGTTGGGTTTTCCAATGAAACGAGAACAAAGAGTAACCTATGCTGACTGGGTATGGCCTCTGATGGCAGAAGCAGCTGATAAAGGCTGGCGTGTATTTTATTTAGGTTCAAAGCCAGGAGTTGCTGAACAAGGAGCAAGTATTTTGCGCCAGAGATTTCCTGGTTTACAGATTTCTTGCGCTCATGGCTACATTGATATGGATAAAGATAGTCAAGAAAATCTTGCCACTCTGGCTGCAATTAATGCTTACAAACCCCATGTATTAATGGTGGGGATGGGTATGCCACGCCAAGAGTATTGGATTTCCAAAAATCTTGAACATATTCACACCAACACTATTTTGACTAGTGGAGCCTGCATGGACTATGTAGCAGGAGCAATACCCACTCCTCCTCGCTGGATGGGAAAGGTCGGTCTGGAATGGTCGTATCGCTTGTTATGTGAACCTAAAAGACTTTGGAGACGTTACTTACTTGAGCCTTGGTTTGTTAGCACATTATTTTTACGAGAAATTTGGAGTATCTCAAGTAAACAAAAAAGAAATAAGAAGCCAAGAAAATTTGACGCAGCCTCACAAAGAAATGGTATAAGGCTTAATCATTAATTATAATACTTCTCAATTGAGCGCAATACAGACCTAACAAGAACAGCCCCAACCCTTTGTAGCGTTAGGGAGTAAATTTAAAGCCTCTGACGCCACATGCTTGGCTGTCGGCACCGGGGACGCCAGTCGCTACAGCCCTTCTCAAGACAGGAGACGCTCTTGCGTTCGGGCATCCTACGGCAGGCGCTAGCCTCTCCCAAAGGGAAAGGCTCCTCCTTTTAGGAGAGAGGTCAAAGTGTATTGCGTACAAACCAAAAGCGCTACAGTCAAGATGTTTTATTTAACTTTCATCCTCTTAAATAAGGAAGAATCTCGCCACATACTTCGTTCAGAATGACACTTAAAAGCGCTATTTACATCTGGGTGCGAGTATAAGCTGCTTACTGAAAAGCTTGGGCAATAGCGTTGCGGGCAAGTTTAGGTTTGAGGTTCTCATCGAAGGGAAGCGGACGCAGAAATTTCTGGAACTCTGGATTATCCTTGTATTTTTGTGGCATCCATTGAGGATAACGTATCCAGGTGTGACGATCAGTAATTCCCCATGTAATCACGGTATCAACTCCACCTGCAAAGCACAGCTCAAGAAATCGCTTGTAACTATCCGCTATCATTTGATCGAGCTTTTCAATACTATCAGGAAATGGAGTATCAATAATAATATCTAATTCAGTGATTACTGGTTTAACTTCCAGGTCTTTTAACCGTTTTAAGACGCTACTAAATCCTTTCTCGTCAAAAGGATAGTTCTTAGAAAACCATAGATGCGATTGCAGACCTGCCCAGTCAAGTTTGACCCCATTATTTTTTAGATATTCCACCATTTTTAAATAATGGTCTGATTTCCATGTAGCGCCTTCAATGCCAAAATCATTTAGGCAAAATTTCTTATTTCTATCAACTTCAGCTGCTATTAAAAATAAGTCTCGAATCAATTCTGGTTTTACCCCTCTACGCAAACCATAGCGGTTGTCAGTTCCATCTGGAGTATCAGCGATAATTTCGTTGGCAATATCCCAAGATTTTAAAACCGGACTTTTGCGATAATGCCCCATGACACCAGTAACATGGCGTTCGAGCATTTTAAGAGTAGGGGGGTAAGGAACCCAGTCTGGTTTTGACAAGTGCCAAAAAAGGGTATGACCATGCATTGTCATATTATGCTTTTGGCAGAAATTGGCGATCGCATCTGCTGATTCAAAGGTAAATTTTCCTGGCTCTGGTTCAGTGCCGGCCCATTTTAATTCACCATTTGGTGTCGCAATCGAACATTCACGAGCAATCAGGTCAGCGTAATCCTTCTCTTTTCGCAAAAAGTCACCATCAATTGCTGTGCCATAACGCTTTCCTTTGGCGGCAGCTAATTGCCGAAGTGGAGAATTTACATTTTTAATTAGATTATTTGCTGCGATAGAATTCGTGCTCTGGTCTTCTCTTTGCTTATCCTTTTGTAAAAACCCCATAGTCAATAAGGCAGAAAGGGTAGTGTATCCTGCTCTTGTTAAAAATTTTCTCCGATAAGGCATAAATTGTACTTAATAAAAAACACATAGTTTATTATATTACAGAATAATATTTGATACTTTTTGGGGTTTAGTAACGAAACCCAACCTAGACGGGCATTTGTTGGTTTTCACTACCCTGCCTTAAGCCGCCTCCGGCGTCTACGTTCAACCCAACCTACAATTATCTTTAACTCAACTGTATAAGGAGTTTTTGCTTAAGTTAACACCAATGAGCATTGCTGTGCCCTTACAGTGTGGTCTATTTACCTGAAAATAGTTGTAATAATGGCTGCTTAGAAATCATTTATAAAGTAAAAGTAAAGATAAAGTCGAATTTAATAAGCAAAATACCTAATTGCTTTCTCAAAATGCCTGATTGCTTTCTCAAAATGCTTAATTGTTTCTCATTTCGGTAGATTCAGCAAGTAAAAAGACATATTGCTTTCTCAAAATGCTTGATTGCTTTCTCATTTCGGTAGATTCAGCAAGTAAAAAGGCATATTGCTTTCTCAAAATGCTTGATTGCTTTCTCATTTTGGTAGATTCAGCAAGTAAAAAGGCATATTGCTTTCTCAAAATGCTTAATTGCTTTCTCATTTGAGTTAGGACTTACGCATAAGAGATCCCCCAACCCCCTTAAAAAGGGGGGTTAGGGGGGATCGAGGTTTCAGGTTTTGAGTGCGTAAGTCCTGTGAGTAATTCACGCATTCATTTTGGTGTATCGTTGAGCCGTTAGCAAGCGATGTCTACGACGGGCTGTTCGGCGTCGCCTTTGATTCATTCAGCAAAAATCGTTCAACGGCTTACTGTACTAATATAGTTTTATAAATTAGGTTTCTAGCTCTAGTTATGACAACTCAGTTCTCATGGGCTAAACAGTGGTATCCTATTATCCTTTTAAGCTACTTAGATATTTTGAATCCTACTCCTATCACTCTTCTGGGGAAAAAGCTATGCAAAAAAATGAGTTTATAGCTCAAACTCGATAAGCATTGTTTGTCTACAAATCTCTTGTGGCGAGCCTCCAAACTTCGGAGGCTACTTTGTCTTGCAAGCAAAAGCAGTCCTAATCATTGGTGAAAAGTTAGATCCCCGACTTCTTAGAGAAGTCGGGGATCTGGACAACGCAAATTTTCACAAATCAGATAGGATTGCTATAGTCGTTTGATAACTTCGCGTAGTTTCATGCTACTACTTATCTGTAAAGATAAAATTTCTGTTACAGATATTGCTAATTGAGAAGTCAAAAGTCAATAATATTTTCTCATTTTGGGAAATTTCCTCATTTTGGGAATATTTTGTATCAGAGATTCCCGATCCTATACCCCACAAAAAAGAAGAAACTGCCTGAAAGTCTTATCAAACAGATATTTCGTTTATTGAGTACATTATTAATACATATGAATAGATGCAATATTGCAGATGAGATATTAATAGATGCAGTATTTGTTGAAAGTTAACTTAAGAGCCAAAAGCCATCAATAAATTATCCTTTAAACACGGAGTAAATCCTACCGATAAATCTTTAATGTATATAATCCACTCACTTTCTAGTTCTGGCTATTTCTGATTCTTATATTCACGTGTTCTGATAATGCAGCTTAGAGGCGGGGACAAAAATCATATTATGAACAAAACCTTTGCAACCATCGATGGAAATGAGGCTGTCGCCCGTGTTGCTTACAAATTAAATGAAGTGATTGCCATTTATCCCATCACACCCTCTTCAGCAATGGGTGAATGGGCAGATGCTTGGTCAGCAGAAAGTCGTCCCAACCTCTGGGGTACTATTCCCAGTGTCGTGCAAATGCAGAGCGAGGGAGGAGCCGCCGGTGCTGTGCATGGAGCATTGCAAACAGGTTCCCTGAGTACCACCTTCACGGCATCTCAGGGATTATTGTTGATGATACCCAACTTCTACAAAATTGCTGGTGAACTGACTAGCGCCGTGGTTCACGTTGCAGCCCGTTCTTTGGCTACCCACGCTTTATCAATTTTTGGTGATCATAGCGATGTGATGGCAGCTCGTGCTACTGGTTTTGCTTTGCTGTGTTCCGCTTCTGTGCAGGAAAGTCAAGATTTTGCTCTCATTGCCCATGCTGCTACCTTAGAAGCGCGAGTATCGTTTATGCACTTCTTTGACGGGTTCCGCACTTCCCATGAAGTGCAGAAGGTCAAACTGCTCTCAGATGACGATTTGCGATCGCTCATCCACGATCACCTCATACTCGCCCACCGCAGCCGTGCCCTCACCCCAGATCGTCCAGTCTTGCGGGGGACTGCCCAAAACCCCGATGTCTACTTCCAAGGACGTGAAGGTGCTAACCCTTACTACAACGCTTGTCCAGAAATTGTCCAGCGGATCATGGATGAATTTGGAGAACGCACGGGAAGGTATTACAAAATCTATGAATATTACGGGGCCAACGATGCCTCGCGCGTTATCGTTCTTATGGGTTCAGGCTGTGAAACTGTCCATGAAACAGTAGATTACCTTAACGCCCGTGGTGAAAAACTTGGTGTAGTGAAAGTGCGACTTTACCGCCCCTTTGATGTCCAAAGGTTTGTTGCAGTATTGCCAACTAGTGTAAAAGCGATCGCAGTTCTTGACCGCACCAAAGAAGCAGGTAGCGCCGGGGAACCGTTGTATTTGGATGTTGTAGCTGCTATCCATGAGGCGTGGGGAGCAGGGGGAGAAAATACTCTCTCATTCCCTAAAATTGTGGGTGGTCGTTACGGTCTTTCTTCTAAGGAATTTACTCCGGCGATGGTGCAGGGCATTTTTGACAACCTTGCCCAAGTTAAACCAAAAAATCACTTTACTATTGGGATTAATGATGACGTTAGTCATACTTCTTTGAGCTATGACCCTCATTTCTCTACAGAATCGGATAATGTTGTCAGGGCAATGTTCTATGGGTTGGGTGCAGATGGCACTGTTGGGGCTAACAAAAACTCCATCAAGATTATTGGTGAAGAAACCGACAATTACGCCCAAGGCTACTTCGTCTTTGACTCCAAGAAATCTGGCTCAATGACTGTTTCTCACTTACGCTTTGGTAAAGAACCAATTCGCTCTACCTACCTAATTGACCAAGCCAACTTTATTGGTTGTCATCACTGGGGATTTCTAGAACGCATAGATATTTTGAAGGCTGCTATTCCTGGGGCAACTTTGCTGCTTAACAGTCCCTATGATGCAGATAGCGTTTGGGAAAATCTGCCGTTCAAAGTGCAGCAGCAAATTATCGATAAGCATTTGAAGTTATATACCATCAATGCTAGCGAGGTTGCCCGCGAAAGTGGCATGGGTGGGAGAATTAACACTATTATGCAGGTATGCTTCTTTGCCTTAGCGGGTGTCTTGCCACAGGAAGAAGCGATCGCTAAAATCAAACAAGCGATTGACAAGACTTATGGTAAAAAAGGCGCAGAAGTTGTCCGCATGAACTTGCAAGCTGTAGACAACACCCTAGACAACTTGCATAAAGTAGATATCCCACAGACAATCAACAATCTAAAATCTCAAATCCAAAATCCAAAATTGCTAGACTCCGCTCCCGAATTTGTCCGGGAAGTTCTGGGTAAAATCATGGTCTGGGAAGGTGATGACTTACCTGTTAGCACACTACCTGTTGATGGCACCTTTCCCGTAGGTACTGCCAAGTGGGAAAAACGTAACGTTGCCGAAGAGATACCTGTATGGGAGCCGGATGTCTGCATACAATGTGGTAAGTGCGTCATGGTTTGTCCGCACAGTGCCATCCGTGCAAAGGCTTATCAAGCGGATGAGTTAGTTAATGCACCAGAAACCTTCAAGTCAACTGGTGCAAAAGATAAAGACTTTGCCAATCAAAAATTTACCATTCAAGTTGCTCCAGAAGATTGCACAGGATGCACTATTTGTGTAAATATTTGCCCTGCTAAAGATAAATCTGAGCCATTGCTGAAAGCGATTAATATGGCGCAACAGTTGCCATTACAAGAGCAAGAGCGGAAAAACTGGGATTTCTTCTTGAGTTTACCCAATCCTGACAGGCGATCGCTAAAATTAAACCAGATTCGCCAACAACAACTGCAAGAACCTTTATTTGAATTCTCTGGTGCTTGTGCAGGTTGCGGTGAAACACCTTATTTGAAATTATTAACACAATTGTTTGGCGATCGCGCCGTCATCGCCAATGCTACAGGTTGTTCCTCAATCTATGGTGGTAACCTTCCCACAACTCCTTGGACAACAAACGCCGAAGGACGAGGCCCCGCGTGGTCTAATAATCTATTTGAAGATAACGCCGAATTCGGTTTTGGCTTCCGCCTTTCCCTCGACAAACAAGCTGAGTTTGCGGCGGAATTGTTGCAACAATTGGGGAGTGAAATAGATGAAAACCTTGTCTATTCCATCCTGAAAGCTGAACAAAAATCTGAAGCTGACATTTGGGAGCAGCGGGAAAGAATAGAACTGTTGCAGCAGAGATTAGATGAAATCCTAACTCTCGACCCCAATCGTTCGACTGAGCGTAGCCGAAGTCTAAAATCTAAAATCCAAAATCTCAAATCCCTTGCAAATTACTTGGTGAGAAAAAGCGTCTGGATTGTTGGCGGTGACGGTTGGGCTTATGACATAGACTTTGGCGGTATCGATCATGTAATCGCTAGTGGTCGAAATGTGAACATCTTAGTAATGGATACAGAAGTGTATTCTAATACAGGCGGTCAATCTTCTAAAGCCACGCCACGAGCAGCAGTTGCTAAATATGCCGCTAGTGGCAAGCCTGCACCTAAGAAAGACTTAGGGATGATTGCCATGACTTACGGAAATGTTTACGTAGCGAGTGTAGCGCTTGGTGCTAGAGATGAACATACTCTCAAAGCATTTCTGGAAGCAGAAGCTTATGATGGCCCATCACTGATTATTGCTTACAGTCATTGCATCGCCCACGGCATTAATATGACCACAGGGATGAATCATCAGAAAACTCTGGTAGAATCAGGTCGTTGGTTGCTGTATCGGCATAATCCAGAGTTGCTCAAACAGGGTAAAAATCCTTTGCAATTGGATATGCGATCGCCTAAGCAATCTGTAGAAGATTCCATGTATCAAGAAAATCGCTTCAAAATGCTCACCAAGAGCAAACCCGACGTTGCCAAGCACTTGTTAGAACAAGCGCAAGCTGAGGTTGATGCACGTTGGCAGATGTATCAATATCTCGCAAAGCGCGAGACTCTCTGAACATCTACCTTAGTTTCGGTGACAAACATCGCGATGTTTGTCACAAATGTCATAATTTTCGTTACAAACATTGCAATTTTCCTTACTAAGTACAGCATTTCATTAATTCGTAGCGAATTAAATTTAGTAATACCTTACAATGCCAATGCATCGGCCGCAATCTTAATGCG from Nostoc sp. UHCC 0926 includes these protein-coding regions:
- the nifJ gene encoding pyruvate:ferredoxin (flavodoxin) oxidoreductase — translated: MNKTFATIDGNEAVARVAYKLNEVIAIYPITPSSAMGEWADAWSAESRPNLWGTIPSVVQMQSEGGAAGAVHGALQTGSLSTTFTASQGLLLMIPNFYKIAGELTSAVVHVAARSLATHALSIFGDHSDVMAARATGFALLCSASVQESQDFALIAHAATLEARVSFMHFFDGFRTSHEVQKVKLLSDDDLRSLIHDHLILAHRSRALTPDRPVLRGTAQNPDVYFQGREGANPYYNACPEIVQRIMDEFGERTGRYYKIYEYYGANDASRVIVLMGSGCETVHETVDYLNARGEKLGVVKVRLYRPFDVQRFVAVLPTSVKAIAVLDRTKEAGSAGEPLYLDVVAAIHEAWGAGGENTLSFPKIVGGRYGLSSKEFTPAMVQGIFDNLAQVKPKNHFTIGINDDVSHTSLSYDPHFSTESDNVVRAMFYGLGADGTVGANKNSIKIIGEETDNYAQGYFVFDSKKSGSMTVSHLRFGKEPIRSTYLIDQANFIGCHHWGFLERIDILKAAIPGATLLLNSPYDADSVWENLPFKVQQQIIDKHLKLYTINASEVARESGMGGRINTIMQVCFFALAGVLPQEEAIAKIKQAIDKTYGKKGAEVVRMNLQAVDNTLDNLHKVDIPQTINNLKSQIQNPKLLDSAPEFVREVLGKIMVWEGDDLPVSTLPVDGTFPVGTAKWEKRNVAEEIPVWEPDVCIQCGKCVMVCPHSAIRAKAYQADELVNAPETFKSTGAKDKDFANQKFTIQVAPEDCTGCTICVNICPAKDKSEPLLKAINMAQQLPLQEQERKNWDFFLSLPNPDRRSLKLNQIRQQQLQEPLFEFSGACAGCGETPYLKLLTQLFGDRAVIANATGCSSIYGGNLPTTPWTTNAEGRGPAWSNNLFEDNAEFGFGFRLSLDKQAEFAAELLQQLGSEIDENLVYSILKAEQKSEADIWEQRERIELLQQRLDEILTLDPNRSTERSRSLKSKIQNLKSLANYLVRKSVWIVGGDGWAYDIDFGGIDHVIASGRNVNILVMDTEVYSNTGGQSSKATPRAAVAKYAASGKPAPKKDLGMIAMTYGNVYVASVALGARDEHTLKAFLEAEAYDGPSLIIAYSHCIAHGINMTTGMNHQKTLVESGRWLLYRHNPELLKQGKNPLQLDMRSPKQSVEDSMYQENRFKMLTKSKPDVAKHLLEQAQAEVDARWQMYQYLAKRETL